The following nucleotide sequence is from Juglans microcarpa x Juglans regia isolate MS1-56 chromosome 6D, Jm3101_v1.0, whole genome shotgun sequence.
ATTAGttgaactgaaaattgaaaaacaaaattaacaaacaaaccaaaataaattttggatgTCTATGAGTTAGTTAAAGTTATAAATGGCAAACTCAACCCCTCCTCATGTTcgactatatataaagtaatgaAACGCAAAAGTAGAAAAGCggacacatatatatatatatacatacaaaaaCCAAGGCCTTGAGTTGGGTCATGCTCATTGATGGTGCACCGTCATCTTGCTCCCTTAGTTCCAAGAGAACTTGCAAAAAGTCCTTTTGTCCTGTCTTTGTCGTTCCATTTTCTTTGGCCTTGGCCAAACTCTTGATCTCTTTGTTAATGGCATAATCAAGTACTCTATCAATGGTTTGGGAAATCCTCTTTGCTTTCCTTCCGATCCCTTGTAAATCAAACCTTGCTAAAGCTGGGAAAAGGTCCGAAACATTTGGTTTTCCGAGAATCATCACTAATTCTGCAAAGATATGCTTAAACTCTGCTCCAAACTTAGCCCCTTCCTCTCCATGTAGTGTGCCACCCCACAGCATGTTCATGATGGCATTCATCACCGTTACAAACGCCAGCTCCCCTACATCTACAGGGGTGCCTTTTTTGTCATACACATTTCTAATGGTGTTCCTTACCTCTTCTCTTCGTAAAGGCAAGGTACTATCAAGATTTGCTGGACTTAGCATCTCTCTCACAAACATCTTCCGCAACATCTTCCAGTCAGCACCATGTGGGGAAAAAGCAATATCGACTGCCCCGTATGTGACGATACGTGCAACTATGTTAGTGTCACGGTTGGAAAATATTACATCTTGGTCACGAACAACTTCTTTAACTAGCGAGGGTGAGCTAATCACAACACACAATTTATTTGCAAGCCAAACCTTGTAGATGGGGCCATAGATCCCATACAGTTGCTCAAATTTTGTATGAAGTTCTGTGCCTACAAAAGGAAGGTACCCGACTATTGGCAAGCCACGAGGACCTGGTGGCAATGGAGGTACTGCAgcctttctttgtttcttgatGGCCCATAGCAACCATAACACCGCAAATGTACTGATCAAAACAGAGAGAGTTGAGCTAGAAAAACTCTCGTCGCCAGCATAGGACCTCCACCATCCCATTGCAGAACCTGCATTAAGTGTAGGGCGATgtgaaaaaatcaaaattaggAATATGTATGTGATGTGTGTTGGGTTGAAGCATGGCCTGGGAAGCAAGGAAGAAGATGGAATGAGACCTATCGGTGGAGGTTGAGTATGTATAGATATTTCGTTACGGAGAATCGAAgtattagatttataaaaacttttcataaaataatgcTCACATATTACTGTGGTTACACTCTTAATTTACCATTGATTAGTGGGATGGAAATCACATGGGCACTTACAGTTTGAGTCATATGGGCTACCTctttttctcccattttttttttaattttcttgcagCTTTTTACAATTAAATTCTCGTAACCTGCActactcactacaagaaaaacggacttttgtggccatttaattgagacgaaaagactatttgtgatcaaaatagactcattttagctgtaaatagtcatttcgttgaaattaactggccacaaataaacagttttcttgtagtgacctttacaatttaatattcaaattgactttgaaatattttgtttgggTCTAATATTGGGTTGGATTCTTGTTTACTAGTGTTTTCTATGTGTGcgcgcgtatatatatatatatatatatatatacacgtgacTCAACCTGTTttagctattatatatatatatatattgctcaatcttaattttactattttttctatAGAAAAAGGAGTCAAATATATCGGTCTTGATCGGACTCATTATAGTAAATTAATAGATGGTACTGTGTGTTGTAATTATCTGtaaaatttgtttaataaaatatgcatgcacctacaaaagaaaagattatgttgAATTAATGCaaacaaacttatatatatatatatatatatatgattaatgattacaaaaatatattgaatacCATGATAATTGATCAGTATTATTACGGAGGATACAAAATGCATGTAAACCATACCATAACATGCATAAGAAAGCAAGCTGCAAAAAGATAATATTGACATttgaggaaatatatatatagttttagaacTGATGAATGAAGAGATCTTACAAGTTGGAACTTTGGACGAAAGTCACAGCTTGATCTTTGAGAACGTCAAGATTCTTACAAATATAGAGAAGTTTTTAGAATTGATCTGCACAAGTACTCATGTTTGAGCACGCCTTTATATAGAGCCTGAAGTCTTGAACTGCTTCGGATCAGTCTACTTTTTATAGGCCGCCTGAACTAGTTAAAATCCCTCCAAAGttagatgatttttttagtcaaagatatatagtactatattcCAAAACATACGTCAAAAAACACCgcataattaaaaaagaagaagaaagaaacggaactcttcaaaatatatttttttaaatagctcTAGTTAATGCTACCCAATACCCCTTCATTttccaaatattattataaaggaaaatgatacatCTCAATCTAttccatctcatttaattattacaattttttttaaatttttacacaaaataaaataaacaattcaaaatttttaaattttaaaacaaaaataatattagaaaaatatattttaataatattttatttaatttttaactttaatcttaatttctctcatcttttcttatctcatctgtaaaaacaaacgatagTTCTATGAGTTTGTCCCTTCAAAGttactgtttatatattttattttattttttattttttactttttattaatggTTAATGAAATACAATTGTAATAGTGCTGATAAGTTTGAAAGAACAAACTCATATAGCTGAGTAGATTCAACCTTAATTAAAAAATTCGAACTCAAAGTTTCAGTccccaaaattgaaaattcgGCCACCTGCAAGGTGAAAATCCCGACTTCCTTCCTCACGTGGACAGAGATTTTCGTGGAATAATATTCCACGTCGTTAAACCCGACTACATGAGATCTAATGCGATTAAGAATGCAAGTACTGTACGTAATTTGGCACGCACGCATACATCAATTCGTTAATAATCACTTCGTAagtatcattaaaaaaaaagtaaaatacataaattaacaataatttTGAAGGAGTAAAATCATGGATTCACGttataatattttccttttctagaTGCATAGTTAagatgttttagaaaaaaaccATTGAATTACATGAGATTAACCATGCATTTTCCCCTGAATTACATGAACTCAAAATGGCATGTACTCGATTTAGTGAcgaaagttttttattaaataatccACCCGTTTAAGTACGACGTTTAGATTGATATATCGGTGAAAATAACAGATATTTCTCCAATCAGTTAATGACAACATGTCcagaaaaaaatgattataacCAGAAGGTAATAAAAtcctcttttttattatttaatattaatattagttttattgaGATAGAACGTAAAGGGTTGGCCCCTTGAAAAACacctaataaattatatttattattttttcccctttgatTTACGTCAactaacaaaaatatttctctcAATTAGAAGGACCATGATATTATGCAATTTCTCTGTTGCTTTGGCACTTGTGGATCCCTATATATCTCAtgatgtttttatcaatttctctGTTTGAATATAAGgtattaaaaaagtgaattatcctccattaattcaaaaagagaaaagaagggaaaataCGTTTCACCCTCTAATTAATAGATGTAATTTACATTTTGCACCCTAAACTATTAATTAATGTTGACATGCATTTTCTATCTTCGAGCTATAAAAAATCTGTAATGCacatataaaacttattttggTTTGATGATTAAGATTGTGTCATATATATCatctatttttactttatatatatatacatatcttaattattataattgggtattatttattattattttcccttATAAGGTATAATATTTTCGTTTCGATTGATCAATgattatcaa
It contains:
- the LOC121236220 gene encoding flavonoid 3'-monooxygenase CYP75B137-like isoform X1, yielding MSSAMGWWRSYAGDESFSSSTLSVLISTFAVLWLLWAIKKQRKAAVPPLPPGPRGLPIVGYLPFVGTELHTKFEQLYGIYGPIYKVWLANKLCVVISSPSLVKEVVRDQDVIFSNRDTNIVARIVTYGAVDIAFSPHGADWKMLRKMFVREMLSPANLDSTLPLRREEVRNTIRNVYDKKGTPVDVGELAFVTVMNAIMNMLWGGTLHGEEGAKFGAEFKHIFAELVMILGKPNVSDLFPALARFDLQGIGRKAKRISQTIDRVLDYAINKEIKSLAKAKENGTTKTGQKDFLQVLLELREQDDGAPSMSMTQLKALVFDIVVAGSDTTTTMSEWVMARLLKHPEIMRKVTEELTEIVGLDNLVEESHLPKLHYLEAVIKEAFRLHPPGPFLLLRTPSESSIIGGYLVPKGSSIFLNVWSIQRNPKYWDNPLEFKPERFLNNASGTFDYSGNNLKYLPFGSGRRICAGLTLGERTLKYILASFLHSYEWKLLQGSEIEFSDMFGAITKKKNPTIAIPTPRLSKSELYTE
- the LOC121236220 gene encoding flavonoid 3'-monooxygenase CYP75B137-like isoform X2: MGWWRSYAGDESFSSSTLSVLISTFAVLWLLWAIKKQRKAAVPPLPPGPRGLPIVGYLPFVGTELHTKFEQLYGIYGPIYKVWLANKLCVVISSPSLVKEVVRDQDVIFSNRDTNIVARIVTYGAVDIAFSPHGADWKMLRKMFVREMLSPANLDSTLPLRREEVRNTIRNVYDKKGTPVDVGELAFVTVMNAIMNMLWGGTLHGEEGAKFGAEFKHIFAELVMILGKPNVSDLFPALARFDLQGIGRKAKRISQTIDRVLDYAINKEIKSLAKAKENGTTKTGQKDFLQVLLELREQDDGAPSMSMTQLKALVFDIVVAGSDTTTTMSEWVMARLLKHPEIMRKVTEELTEIVGLDNLVEESHLPKLHYLEAVIKEAFRLHPPGPFLLLRTPSESSIIGGYLVPKGSSIFLNVWSIQRNPKYWDNPLEFKPERFLNNASGTFDYSGNNLKYLPFGSGRRICAGLTLGERTLKYILASFLHSYEWKLLQGSEIEFSDMFGAITKKKNPTIAIPTPRLSKSELYTE